From the genome of Acidimicrobiia bacterium, one region includes:
- a CDS encoding cupredoxin domain-containing protein yields MIRRLTIAFALLTLLLGACSSTATTTTAAASSDTTAAAAGNPGEVIITLADVSADSMLLTPDPASAAAGEVTFVITNTGTEEHEFVVLKTDLGIADLPFDEAADEVLEDGEGVVALDEIESIMPGETKTLTVTMEAGNYALICNFEGHYRKGMRSAFTVTP; encoded by the coding sequence TTGGGCGCCTGCTCAAGCACGGCAACCACCACTACCGCGGCAGCATCCTCAGACACAACCGCCGCCGCAGCCGGAAACCCCGGTGAAGTAATCATCACACTGGCTGATGTCAGCGCCGACTCGATGCTCCTTACTCCCGATCCGGCAAGCGCGGCAGCGGGCGAGGTCACGTTTGTCATAACCAACACCGGTACCGAGGAACACGAGTTCGTCGTTTTGAAGACCGACCTTGGTATCGCCGATCTGCCTTTCGACGAAGCTGCCGACGAGGTGCTCGAAGACGGTGAAGGCGTCGTAGCGTTGGACGAAATCGAAAGCATCATGCCTGGCGAGACCAAGACATTGACCGTGACGATGGAAGCCGGAAACTACGCCCTGATCTGCAACTTTGAGGGGCACTACCGCAAGGGCATGCGTTCTGCCTTCACCGTCACCCCCTAG